Proteins found in one Aneurinibacillus uraniidurans genomic segment:
- the fapR gene encoding transcription factor FapR, with the protein MARLSKKSRQEALHMLLAESPFYTDEELAEHFRVSIQTIRLDRLELGIPEVRERIKNVARQNHEEIKSLPLEEVVGELVDLQLDQSAISLLDITEEHIFSRTHVARGHHIFAQANSLAVAVIDADVVLTAAARIRYVRPVRLGERLVAKAVVRETQGEQSKVRVETHVQDELVFSGTFRVYRMPDFDAHASDKQEDI; encoded by the coding sequence ATGGCTCGACTTAGTAAGAAGAGCCGCCAGGAAGCGCTTCACATGCTTCTTGCAGAAAGCCCGTTTTATACGGATGAAGAACTGGCTGAACATTTCAGAGTAAGTATTCAGACGATCCGACTTGATCGACTTGAACTTGGCATTCCGGAAGTACGGGAACGTATTAAGAATGTCGCCAGGCAAAATCATGAAGAAATAAAGTCACTTCCGCTTGAGGAGGTAGTTGGAGAACTGGTTGATCTACAGTTAGACCAGTCAGCTATTTCTCTTCTTGATATTACAGAGGAACATATTTTTTCGCGCACACATGTTGCTCGTGGGCATCATATTTTCGCCCAGGCGAATTCACTTGCTGTAGCAGTTATCGATGCAGATGTTGTACTTACCGCCGCGGCTCGTATTCGATACGTGCGGCCAGTGCGGCTCGGAGAGCGTCTTGTAGCGAAAGCAGTCGTTCGGGAGACACAGGGAGAGCAAAGCAAGGTCAGAGTCGAGACGCACGTGCAGGATGAACTCGTATTTAGCGGGACATTCCGCGTGTATCGGATGCCGGATTTTGATGCGCATGCCAGTGACAAACAGGAGGACATATGA